AGCGCCGGCATCAGGAACACGCTGATCAGCAGGCGGGTGAACAGGCCGCTGACGATGACCAGCGCGAACGGCCGCTGCGTGTCGGTGCCGACGCCGGTGGCCAGCGCCGCCGGCAGCAGGCCGAGCGCGGCCACCAGCGCGGTCATCATGATCGGACGCAGGCGCAGGATCGCGCCTTCGCGGATCGCCTCGGCCACGCCGACGCCGTTGCGGCGCAGCTCGTTGACGTAGGAGATGTACACCACCGCGGTCTGCACCGAGACGCCGAACAGCGCGAGGAAGCCGATGCCCGAGGACACCGAGAACGGCGTGCCGGTCAGCCACAGCGCGATGATGCCGCCGGCCGGCGCGGACAGCACCACGCCGAGCACGGTGATGAAGGGGAACTTGAAGTTGCTGTACAGCGCGAACAGCAGCAGGAAGATCAAACCCACGGTGAGCGGCACGATCAGGTTCAGCTGCGCGCGCGAAGCGGTGTATTCCTTGTACTCGCCGCCCCAGTCCAGCCGGTAGCCCTGTTGCAGCTTCACCTTCGCGTCGACCTGGGCGATCGCATCCTCCACCGCGCCGGCCAGGTCGCGGCCTTCCACCGAGAACTGCACGCCGATGTAGCGCGAGTTGTCCTGCCGGTAGATGAAGGAGGCGCCGCTGGTCACCCGGATATCGGCGAATTCCTTCAGCGGCAGCTGCTGGCCGCCGGGCGTGGCCACCAGGATGTTGCCGATCGCCTCGGCGTTGTCGCGGAACGGCTGGTCCAGCCGCACGACCAGATCGAACTGCTTCTCGCCCTGGATCACCTGGGTGGCCACGTCGCCGCCGATCGCGGTCTGGATCAGACCGTTGATGTCGTCCACGTTCAGGCCGTAGCGGGCGATCACCGCGCGGTTGATGGTGATGCTGAGGCTGGGCTGGCCGAGCTCCTGCACCAGCGTCACGTCACGGATGCCGCGCACCTGTTCCAGCACGTGTTTGATCGCCTTGCCCTTCGCCTGCAGCGTGTTCAGATCGGTGCCGAACACCTTCACCGCCAGCGCGCTCTTCAGGCCGGTCTCGGCCTCGTCCACCGCGTCCTCGGCCGGCTGGGTGTAGTTGAAGCTGATGCCGGGGAAGACTTGCAGCTTGCGGTTGATCGCTGCGATCAGTTCGGCCTTGTCGTGGTACGCGCCCTTCCACTGCGCGTACGGCTTCAGGCCGACGTAGAACTCGACGTTGAAGAAGCCGGTGTGATCGGTGCCATCGTCGGGCCGGCCCAGCTCCGAGGCAACCGTGGTGACCTCGGGGAACGAGCGCAGGATGGCGCGGATCTGTGGCGCGATTTTCGCCGACTCGTCGAACGAGATGGTGTACGGCATGGTCGCGCGCACCCACAGCGCGCCCTCGTCCAGGTGCGGCATGAACTCCGCGCCGATGCGCGGCACCAGCAGCAGCGACAAGCCCAGCAGCAACGCCGAGACCGCCGTGGTCAGCCATGCCCGGGCGAGGCAGAAATCCAGACCCTTGGCATAGACCGACCTGATCGCCTCGAACATGCGGTTGCGCCGCTCGCGTACGCCCTTGCGCATCAGCCACGAACACAGCACCGGCAGCAGCGTCAGCGTAACGGCGAGCGAGCCGACCAGCGCGAACACCATGGTGTCCGCCATCGGCTTGAACAGCGTGCCGGACGGCCCGGACAGCACGTAGATCGGCAGGAAGCTGACCACGATCACCGCCACCGCGTAGAACAGCGGGCGGTCGACCTCCGCCGCCGCGTCGCGGATCACCTCGACGACGTTGAACTTCGTGCCCGCGCGATCGGCGAGCTGGCGATGGATGTTCTCCACCATCACCACCGCCGCGTCGACCAGGATGCCGAAGTCGATCGCGCCGATCGACAGCAGGTTGGCCGAGGCGCCCTGCAGGTCCAGCCCGATGAAGGCGACCAGCAGGGACAGCGGGATGGTGACCGCCACGATCAGCCCGGTACGCACGTCGTACAGGAAGAAGATCAGCACCACCACGACCAGCAGCATGCCGCGCAGCAGGTTGTCCCTGACCACCTGGGTGGTGATCGTCACCAGGTCGCTGCGGTCGTAGAACGGGTGGACCTTGATGTCCTTCGGCAGGATCTGCTCGTTGAGCTCCTGCGTCTTCGCCTCGACCCGCTGCAGCACGTCCTGGGTCTTCTCGCCGGTGCGCAGCGAGATCACCCCCTCGACCGCGTCGTTCTGCTTCTCGTAACCGAACAGGCCCAGCCGCGGCGCGATGCCGATGACCACGCGGCCGACGTCCTTGACCAGCACCGGATTGCCGTCGTGCACCGCCAGCACCACATTGCCGATGTCCTCCAGCGTGCGCAGCCGGCCCACGCCGCGCACGTAGTAGAACTGGCCACCCTGCGAATAGAAGCCGCCGCCGGCGTTGGCGTTGTTGGCGGCCAGCGCGGCCTGCACCTGCGTTGCGCTCAGGCCGACGCCGGCGAGTTTGGCCGGGTCGAGCAGCACCTGGTACTGCATCGTGCCGCCGCCGAAGCCGGAGTCGTCCGCCACGCCGGCGACCGCGCGGTACTGCGGCTCGACCACCCAGTCCTCGAACGTCTTCAGCTCCATCGGCGAACGGTCGGAGCTCTGCAGCACGTAGCGGTAGATCAGCCCCGACGGCGACGACAGCGGCGACACCGACGGCTTCACGCCGTCAGGAAGCTCGAGACCACCGAGCCGATTGAACACCTGCTGCCGCGCGAAATAGTTGCCGGTGCCGATGTCGAAGGTCAGCGTGACCACCGACAGGCCGTACAGCGAGATCGAGCGGACGTTGGCGGTCTTCGGGATACCGGTCATGCCGCGCTCGGCCGGCACCGTGATCAGCCGCTCCACTTCCTCGGCGGTATGCCCCGGCCACTGCGTGACGATCTCCACGCTGGGCGGCGACAGGTCGGGGTAGGCATCCACCGGCAGGCGGTGCAGCGCATGCACACCGGCGCCGATCAGCACCAGCACCAGCAAGGCGACCAGGAAGCGTTGCGCCAGCGAGGCACCGACGATGCGATTCATCAGCGAGGCCGCACGCGACGGCATGGGCGGCAGCGGGTCGCTCATTGGTTCTGCATGAACTGCACGAAGATGCCGCCGTCGACCACGATTCGGTCGCCCGGCCTGAGGCCGTCGCTGACCAGGTAGTCGTCACCCGTGCGCGAACCCGTCGTGACGTGCCGCCGCGCGAAGCTGCCGTCGGCCTGGGCGAGATAGACGAACGGCAGGTTGTCGTCGTCGCGCAGCAGCGCCGACGCCGGAACCAGCAGGCCCTTGCTGGCCTGGCGCGACTGGATCCGCACGCGCACGTACATCTGTTTGCGCAGCGCGCCCTGCGGGTTCGGCACCACGATGCGCGCGGCAATCGCACGAGTGTTCGGGTTCACCACCGCGGCGATGTTGTCCAGCGTGCCCGCCAGCTCGCCACCCGCTGCAGCCTCGGCCTGCGCCGGGTCGCCGACCCGGATTCCGGCAAGCTCCGCTGCCGTCACCTGCGCCATCACCCACACCTTGGACAGGTCGGCCACGGTGAAGCACGGCGTCGTGCCCGCCTGCAACAGCTGCCCGGGGCTGATCAGCTTTTCCACCACGGTACCGGCGACCGGTGCGCGGATGATGCCCTGCGTGCGCGCCACCGTGCGGCCGGACTGGATCGCCTCGATCGTGCCGGCGTCGACATGCAGCGCCACCAGCGCCTGCAACGCTGCATCGCGGTCGGCTTCGGCGCTGGCGGCGTCGGTCTGCGCCTGCTCGGCCTCGCGCCGCGATACGCCTTGGTGCTGCAGCAGGTCCTGGTCGGTGTCGGCCAATTTGCGGGCGTTGCGCGCACTGGCCAGTGCCTTGCGATAGGCGCCGATCGCGGCGGCGAAGTCCGGCGAGTCCACCAGCGCCAGCGGCTGGCCCTGGTGCACCTGGTCGCCCGGCGCCACCAGCACGCGCAACACCGGTCCGGAGAACGGCGCGAGCACGCCGGTCGCCTGGTCGTTGTCGAAATCCACCACGCCGGTGGTCTCGATCGCGCGATGGAAGCTGGCCGGCGCGACGGTGAACAGATGGATGCGCTGGCGCTGCGCCGGCGTCATCGTCACGTTCTGCGGCGTGTCGGATGCCGCAGCGTGTTGCGCTTCGGACCTGGAGGAACAGCCGGCCGCAGCAAGCACCGCGCCCAGCGCGAGCGCGAATGCCACAGGACGCCACGGTATCCGGCACGACGCCGAAGATGATCTACTTTTCATCGCTGTCCCGGTCTGCCTTGGCGTGATCCGAATCGGAGGGGCGTGGCTGCGTCGCTGCGGAATGGGCCTGCGCGCCGTCCGCGGCGTTCCACCAGCCACCGCCCAGCGCCTGGAACAGCGCCGCGGTGTCGGCGTAGCGGCTGGCCTGCGCCTGCACCAGCGCGATGCGCGCCTGCTGGTAGCCCTGCTCGGCACCGAGCAGCGACAGGTAGCCGGCATAGCCGTCCTTGTACTGCCGCTGCGACAGATCCAGGGTGAGCTTCGCCGCCTGTGCGGCGCTGCTCGCCGCCTGCAGGCCTTCGGCGTCGTGCTGCAATGCGGCCAGCGTATCGGCCACATTCTGGAACGCCGTCAGCACCGTGCTGCGGTATTGCTCGGACGCCTGCACGTAGGCCGCCTTGGCGGCGCGTTCCTGGTGCAGCAGGCTGCCGCCGTGAAAAATCGGCGCGGCGATATCGGCACCGATGCCCCAGAAGCCCGTACCGCTCTTGAACACCTGGCCGATCGCCACCGCGGTGCTGCCCGCGTTCGCGGTCAATGAAACATTCGGCAACCGATTCGCGATCGCCACGCCGATATTGGCGCTGGCCGCATGCATGTTCGCCTCGGCCTGGCGCACGTCCGGACGCTGTGCCACCAGCCTGGATGGCAGGCTCAGCGGCAGTTGCTGCGGCAAGTGCAGGCTGGCCAGATCGAATGCCGGCGCCGGCGCCCCACTGGGCAACCGCCCGGCCAGCACCGCCAGCAAATCGTTCTGCTGATCCAGCCGGGTCAGCAACGGCGGCAGCGTGGCCTGCAGCTGGGCCAGCTGCGATTCCTGCGCGGCGAGATCGAGCCGGCCGGCATACCCCTTGGCCAGCTGGTAGCGCAGGATGTCCACCATTTTCGAGTCGATCGCGATCAGCTCGCGGCTCGCGGCGATCTGCTCCCGCAACGAGGCCTGCTGCACGGCCGCCGCCACCACGTTGGTACTCAGCGTGATGCGGGCGGCGATCATCTGGAAACGCACGGACTGCTCCTGCGCCTGCAGCGACTCCACCGTGCGCCGGTTCAGGCCGAACAGGTCCGGCGCATACGAAATGCTGAGCTGCGGAGTGAAGAAGCTGTACAGATACTCCTGGGGTACCACCGGATAGTTCGGCCCGGGCGCAACCTGCTGTGATTGCTTCTGGCGGGTAGCCGAGAAGCCGGCGTTGACCGCGGGGTAGTAGGCACCGCGCTGCGCCCGGGCATTCTCGTGCGCCACCGCCAACGCTGCCTGCGCGGCCTTCAGATCGGAGTTGTGCGCCAGCGATTGTTCGATCAGCGCATTGAGCTCGGCGGAATGGAACAGTGTCCACCACTGCGCGGGAATGTCGGCGTCCAGGACGAAGCGCTGCGGCTGCCCGCCCGCGACATCCGCACCGGCGGTGGTGGTCGGCAGCGGGGCGGCGGTCAGGCGGCCGACTGCGGGTGCGGCCGGCCGCTGAAAATCCGGCCCCACCGCGCACCCGGCGAGACCCAGCACGACGACAGCCGCAAGCAGACGCCACAACGGCAACCACGCCGTGGATCGCAATGAGCGCGCTCGCCCGATCATCGCAGCCATCATGTCGACGGTGCCGGCAAGCACTCGAACCACGGGTCGTTCATGCGGGCGCGTCTTGGCGAGAAGATCGGAGACGCAACGATATAACGTACCAATTCGCCGCAAAACCCTGCAAGAAATTGCGTTCAACGATGTGCTGGCAACCACGGGGTCCGACGCGCAGGCCTGCTCGTCGAGTCGCACCTCGAACGTCGGAACAGCCGCGTACGGGCACACCGCCCGAACGAGTCGCAGGCTGGACGAAGCAGCCGGCGACAGCCGCGCCTACAGCCCCTTCGCCGCCTGCGCCACCGCGCGGAACAGCGCGCGGCCCTTGTTCATCGTCTCCTCCCACTCGGCGGCGGGATCGGAGTCGAACACGATGCCGGCGCCGGCCTGCACGTGCAGGCGGCCGCCATGGATCACCGCGGTGCGGATCGCGATGGCGGTGTCGGCGTCGCCCCACCAGCCGATCCAGCCGATCGCGCCGCCGTAGATGTTGCGCTTGTACGGTTCCAGTTCCTGGATGATCTCCAGCGCGCGCACCTTCGGCGCGCCCGAGAGCGTGCCGGCCGGGAAGGTGGCCTTCAGCACGTCCATATAGCTCAAGCCTTTGCGCACCGTGCCCTGCACCTGCGACACGATGTGCATCACGTGCGAGTAGCGCTCGATCGCAAACGAGCCGCTCACCTCCACGCTGCCGGTCTCGCTGATCCGGCCCAGGTCGTTGCGGCCGAGGTCGATCAGCATCACGTGCTCGGCGCGCTCCTTCGGGTCGGCCAGCAGCTCGGCTTCCAGCGCCTGGTCTTCCGCTTCCGTGGCACCGCGCCTGCGCGTGCCGGCGAGCGGGCGCACCACCACCTTGCCGTCCTTCAGCCGCGCCAGGATCTCCGGCGAGGAGCCCACGATCTGCGTTTCGCCGAGGTCGACGAAGTACATGTACGGCGACGGGTTCAGTGCGCGCAGCGCGCGGTACACGTCCACCGGCCGCGCGTTGAAGCCGACGCTGAGACGCTGCGACGGCACCACCTGGAAGATGTCGCCGGCGCGGATGTACTCCTTCGCCTTCTCCACCATCGCCTCGAACTCGTCCCTGGTAAACGAGGACTTGAAGTCGCCCTCGTCCAGCGCGATCGACTGCGTGAGCTGCGGATATGACGCGCCGCCCTGGCGCAGCCGGTAGACCAGCGCATCGAGCCGGCGCTGCGCGGCGGCATACGCCTGCGGCTGCGCGGGGTCCGCATGCACGATCAGGTACAGCCGGCCCTTGAGGTTGTCGAATACGGCCACTTCCTCGGCCAGCATCAGGAGCACGTCGGGCGTGCGCAATTCGTCGGCGCGATCCCACTGCGCGAGGCGCGGCTCGATGTAGCCGATCGTCTCGAAGCCGAAGTAGCCGACCAGGCCGCCCGAGAACGCGGGCAGCTGCGGCAGCCGCGGCACGTCGTACTGCGCGCGCAGCTTCTCGATTTCCGCCAGCGGATCATCCAGGTGCCGGCGCTCGCTGACTTCGCCGGAGTCTTCCACTTCGAGCTCATGCCCATGCAGGCGAAACACCCGCTTCGCCGGCAGGCCGATGATCGAATAGCGCCCCCAGGTGGCGCCGCCCTCGACCGACTCGAACAGGAAGGTGTACGGGCCATCGGCCAGCTTCAGGTACACCGACAGCGGCGTGTCGAGGTCGGAGAACACCTCGCGCACCAGCGGGATGCGGGTGTGGCCCTGGGCCACCAGCGCGTCGTATTCGTCTCGGGAGATCACGTAGGGGAGATCCGGATGGCCAAACGAGGAAGCGGCCATTGTAGGCGAAGCGCGCCCTCAGCCACTCAGCCGTTGTCGCGGCATACCGCGCAAGCGCAGGGTGAACGCCACGCCGCTGCCGTCGTCGAGGTTGCGTGCGCTGGCGATGCCGCCGTGGCGTTCGGCGACCAGCCGCACCACGTACAGGCCCAGACCCAGGTGCGGGACCCCGCCGGGGGTGGCCTTGTCGCGCAGGCTGACCAGCGAGTCGAATAGCCGGCCCTGCATCGCCGCAGGCAGCGGCGGGCCCTGGTTGGCCAGCTCGATCTCGGCGCCATCGGGTGTGGCGCGCAGCGCGAGACGCAGCCAGCCATCCGGCGGCGTGAACGACAATGCGTTGTCGAGCAGCTTGTCCAGCGCCTGCGCGATCAGCTCGGGCGCGCAGTGCAACGGCAGCAGCGCATCAGGCAGTGTGCAGTCGAGCCGGCGCGCCCCGATCAGTGGCCGGTAGGCATCGGCACAGCCGCGCACCACGTCACGCAGGTCGACGTCCTCAGGTTCGGCGGCAAGGATCGAGCGTTCCATCCGGCTCGACTCGCTCATCGCGCGCACCAGTGCGCCCAGCCGCGCCACGCCGTCGCGGGCGCGCGCCAGGTACGGCTGCGCCTCGGCCGGCAAGGCGGCATGCTCGAGGTTGTCCAGCGACGATTTCACGATCGCCAGCGGCGTGTTGAGTTCGTGCGAAAGCTTCGAGGCCAGCGTGCGCAGGTAATCGGTGTAGCTGCCGACCACCTCGAACAGCCGCTCGAAGCTGCGCGCCAGGTCGCCGATCTCGTCGGGCGCGTCGGTCATCGGGAACTTGCCGCGTTCGAACAGGCCGTCCAGACGTCCATCGTTGAGCTGGGCGCGCTCGGCCGCGTTGCGCAGGCGGCCCAGCCGCAGGCTGAGCTTGGTGGCGAACAGCAGCAGGATGCCGCCGGCGACCAGCAGCACGCCGAAGCTGGTCAGCAGCAGACCAAACAACGCACGGTTGGCGAGCAGCGGCACGCTGCGGCTGGCCTGCTCCAGCAGCAGCACGCCACCGACCCGGCCGGCATGTCCGATCGGCACCGCGGCGGCCAGCACCACGCTGCCGCGCTCCTCGCCGCTGCGCCACACCGATACCGGCTGACCGGCACCCGCCTCGGCCACTTCGCGGGTGTCCAGCCGCGGCACGTCCTGCGCCCACAGGTTTGCATCTTCCAGCCGCGTCGCCAGTAGCGAGCGGTAGACCAGCGCGGCGAACCAGCCTGGCTGGCCGTCGCTGCCGGGCATCGTGTTCAGGCGGCCGCTGCGTGCCAGCAGCCAGCCCTGCGGCGCCAGCACGCGCGCCTGCACGCGGTCGGGCACCAGCTGCGCCAGCTCGCCGGCAAGCTTGCCCGAATAGCTGAGCAGTGGCCGCGTATCGGCGGCCAGCCGGTCGCCGCCCGCGGCCGTGTCGTACACGCCGATGCCGAGCGTGCGCAGCTTGAGATCACGCGGCAGGCGCAACTCGACCCGGTAACCGCTGCCGTCTTCCTGCCACTGCGCGGCGATCAGCTCGGGCAGGCCCTCCACCGGAGGATCGAGCGGCTGCGCGGTGAGCGGACCGGGCGCCGCGCTGGCCAGCAGGTAGCGGCGCCGGCCTTCCGCGTTGCCCAGCACGAGGATCAGGTGATCAGCCGCCAGCGCATTCGCATCGCCGGCGTCGGCACGCGTGCGGCGGGTGTCGCGCACGTCGGCGTAGAGGTACAGCCCGTCGTCGTCTACGGCCAGCAACAGCTTGCCGTTCGTGCCAAGCGGCTGGCTCCACGGCGTCAGCGGCGCCCAGTCGTCGCCGTAGCCGTCCACGGTGATCGGATTGGCTGCCTGTTGCACGTACCAGCCCCGGCCCGATGCCGGCGCCACCGCGCCGGTCACCACCAGGCTGCGCGCCACCGCATTCGCCGACGCCAGCAGCGCCTGCGCCTGGCCTTCGCGCAGCAGCGTTTCCATCTGCCGCACGTACAGCCAGCCGGCCACCGGCAGCGCCAGCGTGCACAGTGCGACCAGCAGCAGCTTGCGGCGCAGCGTCATCGGCGCCGGCGATCAGCGGCCATGCGCGGGCGCCGCGTCCTTCGCCCAGCGCGTGGCCACCACCACGCGCATGAAGTCGTCGAGCAGTGCGTGGCGCGACGGGTCGGCGTCGTCGAATGCCATCGACCAGCTCAGCCGCACCCCGCTGGCCGTGCCGGGGTCGCAGAACACCAGCACGTCGTCGATGCGATCGCTGCCCTGGTAGACCGAAGCCTCGCACGGCATGGCCGGATGCCGCACGACGAAGGCGGACACCTTGCCGGCGGGGTCGTGCTGCAGGTAGCGCTTGCGATCAGCCTGCACCTCGTCGGCCAGCGTGGCCAGCTGGCGCGGCCACACGTTGAGCACCATCACCCGCTGCGGCTTGCCGCTCCACTCGCCCTGGTAAAGCACGGCATTGACGCCGATCGCGCGCGCGTAGGTGCAGCAGTCGCGCGTCCAGCCGGGCGGCGTGGCCACGCTGATCGCCCAGGCCGGCGCGTCGCCGTCGCGGGCGCCACGCGCCAGCACGCCGTCGTCCTGGCCGGCGGCCGGCGCCGCGACGGCGAACAGCAAGCACGCCAACGCCGGCAGCAGGCGTCGCCTCACGGCTTCCACCGGTAGCCCACGCCGTGCACCGTCTCGATCGCGTCGAACTCCGGCGCCACCGCGATGAACTTCTTGCGGATACGCTTGATGTGCGAGGTGATGGTGGCGTCGTCCACCACCAGCTCCGCCTCGCGCATCAGCTGGTCGCGGTTCTTCACATGGCCGGGAAAGCGGATCAGCGTGTGCACCATCCAGAATTCGGTGACGGTGAGCGGAATCTCCTCGCCGTTCCAGGTGATGCGCATGCGCTCGGATTCCAGCTTCAGCGGGCCGTGCTCGATCACCGTCTCGCTGCTGGCCGGCACCTTCAGCGACTCGATGCGGCGGAACAGCGCGGCGATGCGCGCAGCCAGCTGGTGCAGGCTGGTGTCCTTGGAAAGGTAATCGTCGGCGCCCAGGCGCAGGCCGGAGATCACGTCGAAATCCGAGTCGCGCGCGGTGAGGAAGATGATCGGCAGCGTGGCCGACTTCGCGCGCAGCTCGCGGCACAGGTCGAAGCCGCCCTCCGGCTCGTCGCCCAGGCCGATGTCGATGATCACCAGCTCCGGCAGGCGCATCGCGAAGGCGCCGGAGGCCTCCCGGCGCGAGCCGTAGCCGCGCGCGTCGTAGCCGAAACGGTTCAGCGCCTCGACGTAGTTGGCGCGGATCAACGGTTCGTCCTCGACGATGGCAATGCTGCGGCCCATGGCGCGCTCCCTGTAGTGGTGCGCGCAGCGTGCTATGCGAATCGCGCGTACGCAAGCCGCGTGACGCAGCTGTCCCCGTTTTGCCACACGGCGACAGCCGCTAGGCCCGATTCCGCCGGCGCCAGCGCCCGCGGCGACGGTTTGATGTGCATCAAGCCATCCGCAGGACGTTCAACGATGCCGCAGCCCGAATCCCCCGACCGAGATCCCAACGCCGAACTGCACGGCTTCGAGCCATTGCGCGCCGCACTGGCGATCGGCGCGTTGCTGCTCGGGCTGCTGCTCAGCCTCTGAGGCGAGTGCCATGGACACATCCTGTTTCGACCCGTACCCGTTCGATCTCCTCTCCGTGGAAGACGGCGGTGCATCCGGCGCGAAGGGAGTCGCGCCGGATGCGGGGCAAGCGCAACCCGATCCCGACTGGCGCCCGCTGTAGCGCGACCACCGCGCCCGTCCCGCAGGGTGGTCGGTTTCCCCTCCTTGCGAGGGGATTTTTTCGGCCGGGGACCGCGCCACGTCGTGGCATCGGCTCCGTTCAGGAATCTGCGGGAACCAAACCGGATCACCCCGGTCAATAGTACTGATTGGTACCGTTCCCCTTGCCATGGAACGTGCCGGCACGACGGCAGACACCCTCCCTGTGAAGCAGTCGTGCCGGCACACCAATCAATGGTGTTTCCTCTCACGTCATCGATGACGTTTTGTCCCGGCGCAGCCGTTCACTGCGTCGGGATTTTTATGCGCGGCAGGTTCGCGCGATCGTGCTTAGCCGATCGCATCGCGCCCCGCGGCGGGCACGCTCAAGCGATCGCCTTGCGCATCGCGGCGATCTCGGCCACGTAATCCGGAGCGTGGAAGATCGCCGAGCCGGCGACGAAGGTGTCGGCACCGGCGCCGGCGATCGCGCCGATATTCTGCGCGGTGACGCCGCCGTCGACTTCCAGCCTGATCGCGCGGCCGCTGGCCTCGATGCGCGCACGCGCCTGGCGCAACTTGTCCAGCGCGCCGGGGATGAACTTCTGCCCGCCAAAACCGGGGTTGACCGACATGATCAGGATCAGGTCGAGCTTGTCCATCACATAGTCGAGGTAGTCCAGTGGCGTGGCCGGGTTGAACACCAGTCCGGCCTGGCAGCCCGATTCCCTGATCAGGCCCAGCGTACGGTCGACGTGCTCGCTCGCCTCCGGGTGGAAGCTGATCAGGCTGGCGCCGGCCTTGGCGAAATCCGGCACGATGCGGTCGACCGGCTTGACCATCAGGTGCACATCGACCGGCGCGATGATGCCGTACTTGCGCAGCGACTGCAGCACCATCGGGCCGATCGTGAGGTTTGGCACGTAATGGTTGTCCATCACGTCGAAATGTACCCAGTCGGCGCCCGCGGCCAGTGCGGCGGCGGTGTCCTCGCCGAGCCGGGCGAAATCGGCAGCGAGAATGGACGGGGCAATGACAGGGGTTTGCTTGCTCATGACGACTATCCGGTATATCGGAGACGTGATTGTAGGAGCCCGCTGGCGGGCGATACTCCTGCCCTGGTGCAACGTAGGGGACATCAAGGCGAAAAAAAGCATCGCCCGCCAGCGGGCTCCTACAAGAGCTGATGAGTCTCAGCGAAGGGTGCGCTTCACCGCATCGACCACATGGGCCACGGTGAAACCGAAGTGCTCGAACAGTTGCGGTGCGGGCGCCGAGGCGCCGAACGTGGTCATGCCGATCACCTCGCCGTCCAGGCCCACGTACTTGCGCCAGAAGTCGGCGGTGCC
This genomic stretch from Rhodanobacter thiooxydans harbors:
- a CDS encoding ATP-binding protein, with protein sequence MTLRRKLLLVALCTLALPVAGWLYVRQMETLLREGQAQALLASANAVARSLVVTGAVAPASGRGWYVQQAANPITVDGYGDDWAPLTPWSQPLGTNGKLLLAVDDDGLYLYADVRDTRRTRADAGDANALAADHLILVLGNAEGRRRYLLASAAPGPLTAQPLDPPVEGLPELIAAQWQEDGSGYRVELRLPRDLKLRTLGIGVYDTAAGGDRLAADTRPLLSYSGKLAGELAQLVPDRVQARVLAPQGWLLARSGRLNTMPGSDGQPGWFAALVYRSLLATRLEDANLWAQDVPRLDTREVAEAGAGQPVSVWRSGEERGSVVLAAAVPIGHAGRVGGVLLLEQASRSVPLLANRALFGLLLTSFGVLLVAGGILLLFATKLSLRLGRLRNAAERAQLNDGRLDGLFERGKFPMTDAPDEIGDLARSFERLFEVVGSYTDYLRTLASKLSHELNTPLAIVKSSLDNLEHAALPAEAQPYLARARDGVARLGALVRAMSESSRMERSILAAEPEDVDLRDVVRGCADAYRPLIGARRLDCTLPDALLPLHCAPELIAQALDKLLDNALSFTPPDGWLRLALRATPDGAEIELANQGPPLPAAMQGRLFDSLVSLRDKATPGGVPHLGLGLYVVRLVAERHGGIASARNLDDGSGVAFTLRLRGMPRQRLSG
- the pdsR gene encoding proteobacterial dedicated sortase system response regulator — encoded protein: MGRSIAIVEDEPLIRANYVEALNRFGYDARGYGSRREASGAFAMRLPELVIIDIGLGDEPEGGFDLCRELRAKSATLPIIFLTARDSDFDVISGLRLGADDYLSKDTSLHQLAARIAALFRRIESLKVPASSETVIEHGPLKLESERMRITWNGEEIPLTVTEFWMVHTLIRFPGHVKNRDQLMREAELVVDDATITSHIKRIRKKFIAVAPEFDAIETVHGVGYRWKP
- the rpe gene encoding ribulose-phosphate 3-epimerase, with the protein product MSKQTPVIAPSILAADFARLGEDTAAALAAGADWVHFDVMDNHYVPNLTIGPMVLQSLRKYGIIAPVDVHLMVKPVDRIVPDFAKAGASLISFHPEASEHVDRTLGLIRESGCQAGLVFNPATPLDYLDYVMDKLDLILIMSVNPGFGGQKFIPGALDKLRQARARIEASGRAIRLEVDGGVTAQNIGAIAGAGADTFVAGSAIFHAPDYVAEIAAMRKAIA